Proteins from one Entomospira culicis genomic window:
- a CDS encoding thiamine diphosphokinase, protein MISINADTLIFTGGNAPPADKWQHLVSPHSTIIAADSGLHQLVDTLHHPHHIIGDFDSLYDESLLKRYPQATIHRHPKAKDETDTELAVLLAQSLGAKSIALIGAGEGRIDHLFAITALFSQFPNLHLWLTACEQIIPIHPQKPLKLTLDIDTTISFYPLLMPQHPIKTEGLTWPFSNFDTLFSKMSLSNTTNKSIIKIEIADGILLSIIPFVI, encoded by the coding sequence ATGATATCTATAAATGCAGATACGCTCATTTTTACGGGTGGCAACGCCCCCCCCGCAGATAAGTGGCAACATCTCGTTAGCCCGCATAGCACCATCATCGCAGCCGACTCTGGCTTGCATCAATTGGTGGATACGTTACACCACCCCCATCATATTATAGGAGATTTTGACTCCCTCTACGATGAATCCCTGCTCAAGCGTTATCCACAAGCAACCATCCACCGCCACCCCAAAGCCAAAGACGAAACCGACACCGAACTCGCCGTTCTCCTAGCCCAATCACTAGGCGCAAAGTCCATCGCTCTCATCGGCGCAGGGGAGGGACGCATCGATCACCTCTTTGCCATCACCGCGCTCTTTTCTCAATTCCCTAACCTCCACCTCTGGCTCACCGCTTGCGAACAAATCATCCCAATCCATCCCCAAAAACCGTTAAAACTCACGCTTGATATCGATACAACCATCTCCTTCTATCCCCTCCTCATGCCCCAACACCCCATCAAAACCGAAGGTCTAACCTGGCCCTTTAGCAATTTTGATACCCTCTTTAGCAAAATGAGCCTAAGTAACACAACAAATAAATCTATAATAAAAATAGAAATAGCTGACGGAATCCTCCTAAGCATCATTCCTTTTGTCATTTAG
- a CDS encoding biotin--[acetyl-CoA-carboxylase] ligase, with amino-acid sequence MNIVNPFGGKIFFKPETASTMEDAKLHLSHGAIFLTDKQTEGKCRNPQETWQSTNKDITFTLSLHKSKTPMHAPLSLLIGLAIARFFQQLPLSPVTIKWPNDILIQEKKISGILTQEYEGFYLVGIGINIEKKDHINILFKKQIFPAVGLEEIFPNLTHTKTEIIDNLLQELHQTLTIIQWQDAFNKLLYKPNHPITYQVGDKYIEGKILSVNKDGALLVKTLEGTITPLYAGEVVRR; translated from the coding sequence ATGAATATTGTTAATCCCTTTGGCGGTAAAATTTTCTTTAAACCAGAGACAGCCTCTACCATGGAGGATGCCAAGCTCCATTTATCACATGGGGCTATCTTTCTTACGGACAAGCAAACAGAAGGGAAATGTCGTAATCCTCAAGAAACATGGCAAAGTACAAACAAAGATATCACCTTTACGTTATCTCTCCATAAAAGTAAAACGCCTATGCATGCGCCACTTTCGCTACTTATTGGATTAGCCATTGCCCGATTTTTTCAACAGCTCCCCCTGAGCCCAGTAACCATTAAGTGGCCCAATGATATTCTGATTCAAGAAAAAAAAATTTCTGGGATCTTAACGCAAGAATATGAAGGATTTTATCTGGTTGGTATTGGTATAAATATTGAAAAAAAAGATCATATCAATATTTTATTCAAAAAACAGATCTTCCCAGCGGTCGGACTAGAAGAAATTTTCCCGAACCTCACACACACAAAAACAGAGATCATCGATAACCTCTTACAAGAACTACATCAAACGTTGACAATCATTCAATGGCAAGATGCTTTCAATAAATTGCTCTATAAACCAAACCATCCCATCACCTATCAAGTTGGAGATAAATACATAGAGGGAAAGATTTTATCGGTTAATAAAGATGGCGCACTTCTTGTCAAAACATTAGAAGGCACGATTACTCCCCTTTATGCAGGAGAAGTTGTGCGTCGATAA
- the rsmD gene encoding 16S rRNA (guanine(966)-N(2))-methyltransferase RsmD, with product MRITGGSYRSRVVKVPPGEIRPAMDRMRESMFAIHTSYYGSLTNFSFLDLFSGSGIVALEAASRGCSEITLVEKDRKKRSVMMENLAIVDSIESKLYLMGVEQFLAQIAKPNSFDLIHLDPPFPMKNKHLYIQKIADLNLLREGGTLTLHYPKEDDLVEQLGDLFCVDNRSYGQSQLAFYRRTTSPA from the coding sequence GTGCGTATTACTGGTGGTAGCTATCGATCGCGGGTGGTTAAAGTTCCCCCTGGGGAAATTCGTCCTGCGATGGATCGTATGCGCGAGTCGATGTTTGCAATTCATACCAGTTACTATGGCAGTTTGACAAATTTTTCCTTTTTGGATCTCTTCTCTGGGAGTGGTATCGTTGCCTTAGAGGCCGCCAGTCGAGGGTGTAGTGAGATTACGCTGGTAGAGAAAGATCGAAAAAAACGCTCTGTTATGATGGAGAATTTAGCGATTGTTGATAGCATAGAAAGTAAACTCTACTTGATGGGCGTAGAGCAATTTTTAGCACAAATTGCTAAGCCTAATTCTTTTGATTTAATCCACTTAGATCCGCCTTTTCCTATGAAAAACAAGCATCTCTATATCCAAAAAATTGCCGATTTAAATCTTTTAAGAGAGGGCGGAACGCTCACCTTGCATTACCCCAAAGAAGATGATTTAGTGGAGCAACTTGGCGATTTATTCTGTGTAGATAATCGATCGTATGGACAGTCGCAATTAGCGTTTTATCGACGCACAACTTCTCCTGCATAA
- the ileS gene encoding isoleucine--tRNA ligase: MYKPVDPKTNFPKLEESILAFWQAEQIFARSLEQTKTGKPFIQYDGPPFATGLPHYGHLIQSALKDTFPRYKTMQGFHVERRFGWDCHGLPIEYEMEKELGVSGKSQIEAYGVPQFNQACSSIVMRYSSQWQEYINRLGRWVDFENDYKTMSPQFMESVWWVFKELYHKDLVKEGSYILPYCPRCSTPLSNHELNLGGYKEVSDMTGTVRFALVDEEQTFFYAWTTTPWTLPSNLALAVGPELTYVKIRILASGEQVYLAQARLESYFKEPQAYQILGTYQGKELMGKRYQPLFPYFADLATRGAFQVYPADYVGEGDGTGIVHTANGFGEDDYLTLKHTGLPTICPVDDEGRYTAEIADYVGRYVKDCDKDILRQLKGEGKLVKQEPYLHNYPHCWRCESPLIYRAIGSWFIDVPKIIPRMLAANEQITWIPGHIKAGRFGRWLENARDWAISRNRYWGNPIPVWRCDSCKAIEVIGSRDELEQKSGARPDDLHKHIIDEVTWSCGCGGIMHRIPEVFDCWFESGAMPLAQHHYPFGEKQELDALMPADFIVEGIDQTRGWFYTLTVLAVALFDRPAFKMCLTTGLVLASDGQKMSKSKKNYTDPLEIINTYGADATRIYLQSSPLSQGADLRFVDDGVRDVLKGLMLPIWNAYSFFVTYANIDKMEVGDLPKTLHHELDRWIVSRTHRLIGAVESAMDVGDIHQAIKELEHYVDVLNNWYIRRSRRRFWKSDSDLDKEQAYASLYHALYHLSLVMAPLIPFMSEAIYQNLKRPNDPMSVHLATWPKVINSYLNKELEDQMALILQSVRLAHALRSSANIKNRIPLAKLYVVSRNADERATFIKMSEVLQEEVNVKSVVVESAEERLVDYTMKANFKILGKVLGKDMKVGASAIEALPTRAILSLLAGERLTIEFSGVQMNHLEIGLEDVLITRHAKADVQTISEGHLTVALDTTLTPELLREGMMRDLIRAIQNLRKESDFAVSDRITFTLVVENAEIEAEFALILSEFGAFIKREVLATNHSLSVGVSDSASDIVVGTFSAKLVVKRV; this comes from the coding sequence ATGTATAAGCCGGTAGACCCCAAGACCAATTTTCCCAAGCTGGAAGAGAGCATTTTAGCGTTTTGGCAAGCAGAGCAGATCTTTGCTCGTTCGCTGGAGCAGACCAAGACCGGTAAGCCTTTCATTCAATACGACGGGCCGCCTTTTGCCACGGGATTACCCCATTATGGACACTTGATTCAGAGCGCTCTTAAGGATACCTTTCCGCGCTATAAAACGATGCAGGGTTTTCATGTGGAGCGTCGCTTTGGTTGGGATTGCCACGGTCTGCCCATCGAGTACGAGATGGAGAAGGAGCTAGGTGTCTCGGGTAAGAGCCAGATCGAAGCTTATGGTGTGCCCCAGTTTAATCAGGCGTGTTCCTCCATCGTAATGCGCTATTCCAGCCAGTGGCAAGAGTATATTAATCGTCTGGGGCGCTGGGTAGACTTTGAAAATGACTACAAAACCATGAGTCCACAATTTATGGAGAGCGTCTGGTGGGTCTTTAAAGAGCTCTATCATAAAGATTTGGTTAAAGAGGGATCGTATATCTTGCCATACTGCCCACGCTGTAGCACCCCGTTGAGTAATCATGAGCTCAACTTGGGTGGCTACAAAGAGGTTAGCGATATGACTGGTACGGTGCGCTTTGCCCTTGTCGATGAAGAGCAGACCTTTTTCTATGCCTGGACGACCACACCTTGGACGCTACCTAGTAACCTTGCACTTGCCGTGGGGCCTGAGTTAACCTATGTAAAAATTCGTATTCTCGCGAGCGGAGAGCAGGTTTATCTGGCGCAAGCGCGTTTGGAGAGCTATTTCAAAGAGCCTCAAGCATATCAAATTCTTGGTACCTACCAAGGAAAAGAGCTGATGGGCAAGCGCTATCAACCGCTCTTTCCCTACTTTGCCGACTTAGCTACACGTGGTGCGTTTCAGGTCTATCCCGCCGATTACGTGGGTGAAGGCGACGGCACGGGAATCGTGCACACTGCCAACGGGTTTGGTGAGGATGACTATCTCACGTTGAAGCACACGGGCTTACCGACCATCTGTCCGGTAGATGATGAGGGCAGATATACCGCCGAAATCGCTGATTATGTGGGTCGTTATGTAAAGGATTGCGATAAAGATATTTTGCGTCAACTCAAGGGCGAGGGGAAGTTAGTGAAGCAAGAGCCTTATCTGCACAACTATCCGCACTGTTGGCGATGTGAATCGCCGTTGATTTACCGCGCGATTGGCAGTTGGTTTATCGACGTGCCGAAGATTATCCCCCGTATGTTGGCTGCTAACGAGCAGATTACGTGGATTCCGGGGCATATTAAGGCAGGGCGCTTTGGTCGCTGGCTGGAGAATGCGCGCGACTGGGCGATTAGCCGTAATCGCTATTGGGGCAATCCCATTCCTGTCTGGCGATGCGATAGCTGTAAGGCGATCGAGGTGATTGGCTCTCGCGATGAACTGGAGCAAAAGAGTGGTGCGCGCCCTGACGATCTCCATAAGCATATTATCGACGAAGTAACGTGGAGTTGTGGCTGTGGTGGCATCATGCACCGTATCCCCGAAGTTTTCGATTGCTGGTTTGAGTCTGGCGCGATGCCTTTGGCGCAACATCACTATCCTTTTGGCGAGAAGCAAGAGCTCGATGCATTGATGCCCGCCGATTTTATTGTGGAGGGTATCGATCAGACGCGCGGTTGGTTCTACACACTCACCGTCTTGGCGGTGGCACTTTTTGACCGCCCTGCCTTTAAGATGTGCCTCACAACTGGCTTGGTCTTGGCGAGCGACGGGCAAAAAATGAGTAAGAGCAAGAAGAACTACACTGATCCGCTGGAGATTATCAATACCTATGGTGCGGATGCAACGCGTATCTATCTGCAGTCGAGTCCGCTCTCGCAGGGGGCTGACTTACGCTTTGTCGACGATGGTGTGCGTGATGTGCTCAAAGGGCTGATGCTTCCTATCTGGAATGCATACTCCTTCTTTGTAACCTATGCGAATATCGATAAGATGGAGGTGGGCGACCTCCCCAAGACGCTTCATCATGAGCTGGATCGTTGGATCGTTAGCCGTACGCATCGCCTCATTGGGGCGGTGGAGAGCGCCATGGATGTCGGTGATATTCACCAAGCAATCAAAGAGCTGGAACATTATGTCGACGTACTGAATAATTGGTATATTCGCCGTAGTCGTCGTCGTTTTTGGAAGAGCGATAGCGACCTTGACAAAGAGCAAGCCTACGCCAGCCTCTACCACGCGCTGTACCACCTCTCCTTGGTGATGGCACCGCTGATACCTTTTATGAGCGAAGCAATCTACCAAAATCTCAAGCGCCCGAATGACCCAATGAGCGTACACCTTGCAACATGGCCCAAGGTGATCAATTCTTATCTAAATAAAGAGTTAGAAGACCAGATGGCACTAATCTTGCAGAGTGTACGCCTAGCGCATGCGTTGCGATCGAGCGCCAATATTAAGAATCGTATTCCGTTGGCGAAACTTTATGTCGTCTCGCGTAATGCCGATGAACGCGCCACTTTCATCAAGATGAGCGAGGTGTTACAAGAAGAAGTCAATGTGAAGAGCGTGGTGGTGGAGTCTGCCGAAGAGCGCTTGGTAGATTACACCATGAAGGCGAACTTTAAGATTCTTGGCAAGGTGCTGGGCAAGGATATGAAAGTGGGTGCTAGTGCCATTGAGGCGTTACCCACCCGTGCGATTCTTAGCTTGCTTGCCGGCGAGCGCCTAACCATTGAATTCTCGGGCGTGCAGATGAATCATCTCGAAATTGGGCTAGAGGATGTCTTGATTACGCGCCATGCGAAGGCCGACGTGCAGACGATTAGCGAGGGGCATCTTACGGTTGCGCTGGATACCACGCTCACCCCTGAGCTCTTACGCGAGGGCATGATGCGCGATCTTATTCGCGCTATCCAAAATTTACGCAAAGAGTCCGATTTTGCCGTCAGCGATCGTATCACCTTTACACTAGTTGTCGAAAATGCAGAAATTGAAGCGGAATTTGCCTTGATTTTATCCGAATTTGGTGCGTTTATTAAGAGAGAGGTGCTCGCAACGAATCACTCTTTATCGGTGGGGGTATCGGATTCGGCTAGTGATATTGTCGTTGGTACGTTTTCGGCAAAGCTAGTGGTGAAGCGCGTATAA
- a CDS encoding carbon starvation protein A, whose amino-acid sequence MIYFILAILLLAVGYPLLSRIAARTFGEDDSIVTPSIRLKDGVDFVELPKWRIFLIQFINIAGLGPIYGAISGALFGPVAFLWIVLGGLLVGGAHDYFSAMISLRHNGSSFTEIAGRYLGKSSLWLIRFFTIMLLIFLTTVFVKGPSTILSTRFSEVPILSQSAFWLMIIFGYVLAAAIFPIHKVMGRVTPIFGVAFILMPVALLFILLFKGEAQNLPPFSLQNFHYNPKTTIWPMLFVTIACGAVSGFHATQSPLMARCINKERDGRTIFYGAMIAESLVALIWAAAAMTFMGSIEGLRDIMQANQGDPAVIVLLIGENWLGSMGVLLAIISVVVAPITSADSALRATRLSVADSLTFSQTSVRNRLILTIPLSAIVIILTNVDFAIIWRYFAFSNQLLATLTLWTITAYFKQVKGKILWWTLLGALFMTNVVISYILYAPEGFRLPWNISVSAGIIGSFVVLILFLRKKSSATA is encoded by the coding sequence ATGATCTATTTTATACTTGCCATTCTTTTATTGGCAGTGGGGTATCCTCTGCTTAGCCGAATTGCTGCGCGCACGTTTGGTGAGGACGACAGCATTGTTACGCCCTCGATTCGCCTTAAAGATGGCGTGGACTTTGTGGAGTTACCCAAGTGGCGTATCTTTTTGATTCAATTTATCAACATCGCCGGACTAGGGCCTATTTACGGGGCGATTTCAGGCGCACTCTTTGGCCCGGTGGCGTTTCTCTGGATTGTTTTGGGTGGATTGCTCGTTGGTGGTGCGCACGACTACTTCTCGGCAATGATCTCCTTGCGTCATAATGGCAGTAGTTTTACCGAAATTGCGGGGCGCTATTTGGGTAAGTCGAGTTTATGGCTGATTCGCTTTTTTACTATCATGTTGTTGATTTTTTTAACAACCGTCTTTGTCAAAGGGCCCTCTACTATTCTCTCAACGCGATTTAGCGAAGTACCGATTCTCTCACAATCAGCATTTTGGTTGATGATCATCTTTGGTTATGTGCTGGCTGCAGCGATATTTCCAATCCATAAAGTGATGGGGCGCGTTACGCCTATCTTTGGAGTGGCTTTTATTCTTATGCCTGTGGCTTTGCTCTTTATCCTTCTTTTTAAGGGAGAGGCGCAGAATCTTCCGCCGTTTTCGCTACAAAATTTTCACTATAATCCCAAAACAACCATCTGGCCTATGCTCTTTGTAACCATCGCTTGTGGAGCAGTTTCGGGGTTTCACGCTACGCAATCGCCGTTAATGGCGCGTTGTATTAATAAGGAACGGGATGGGCGCACGATTTTTTACGGTGCAATGATTGCTGAATCGCTAGTTGCGTTGATCTGGGCAGCCGCTGCCATGACGTTTATGGGGAGCATCGAGGGGTTGCGCGATATCATGCAAGCAAACCAAGGGGATCCCGCGGTGATTGTCTTATTGATTGGGGAGAATTGGCTGGGGAGCATGGGTGTACTCTTGGCGATTATCAGCGTTGTGGTGGCGCCCATCACCTCTGCCGACTCGGCCTTAAGAGCTACGCGTCTCTCCGTAGCCGATAGCTTGACCTTCTCGCAAACGAGTGTGCGTAATCGCCTCATCTTAACGATTCCCCTCTCGGCGATTGTTATTATCCTCACTAATGTTGACTTTGCGATCATTTGGCGCTACTTCGCCTTCTCCAACCAACTGCTTGCCACGCTCACGCTCTGGACGATTACTGCCTACTTTAAGCAGGTCAAAGGCAAAATTCTCTGGTGGACACTCCTTGGTGCTTTGTTCATGACCAATGTCGTTATCAGTTACATTCTCTACGCCCCCGAAGGCTTCAGACTTCCTTGGAACATTTCGGTAAGCGCAGGCATTATTGGCTCTTTCGTGGTGCTCATTCTCTTTCTTCGCAAAAAGAGTTCGGCCACTGCCTAG
- a CDS encoding DUF262 domain-containing protein, whose amino-acid sequence MKIIRQRLTKLANIFDSKTIFRIPSYQRGYAWTEEQWQDLWDDLCFTPSDKTHYTGLLTLTQESSDTLTHHEQAWLAKDPEYTCYYVVDGQQRLTTILLLVSLLVKDDSALRRRYLEVEAGLAVFDYALHTTTQALHEVWHHTILGNQVISVTESNLYTRNIEDAKTFFIQKIADMEISEAMLLDKLLHSLTFNLFLVDKSQDVHTLFESINNRGKPLSHLELLKSRLIYLSTKMAETNENLEEQIHVAWQQIYFYLDQLDRCKDDYDEAYLKDHFHVYFGNQQDHRENFVVKFLKKYTDKNGNAKEPDWHEILLKDIFPLNLLHHDHVNAPFIAQYCQSLSGWISYWVLLKKPVLIKNNHFKHIQLEERSWRYIEALTRLTRDADLLALLAVSIEEMATEGNAPSTKQELYAFLVQLERWIFVQKSFDSKKITYDWAMRYAYRLHRYSQYPSSYREGWKECAFIAMAERKQAETEQYLHQNPEMFKNTIDGLFKNKRGFYGWRMIRYFLYEYECHLAQKSGKVSPLLWQEVEEASSDTEEEKVNNDSKKKSIEHILPQTIEKTDWEIQLAIYSGEQIQNITHSLGNLALIQDNSKASNKSYSGKVKIYQDDTLSVQEVARLYPDDWSLETIKARGESLLAFMEERWKIMGLAEQADNLLHLPKSK is encoded by the coding sequence ATGAAGATTATACGACAAAGACTCACCAAATTAGCTAATATTTTTGATAGTAAAACTATCTTTCGTATTCCCAGTTATCAGCGAGGCTATGCTTGGACAGAAGAGCAGTGGCAAGATTTATGGGATGATCTCTGCTTTACTCCCTCTGATAAAACGCATTATACCGGATTACTCACGCTCACCCAAGAATCGAGTGATACCCTTACTCATCATGAGCAAGCTTGGTTAGCCAAGGATCCCGAGTATACATGTTATTATGTGGTAGATGGCCAGCAACGCTTAACGACCATATTATTGTTAGTGAGTCTCTTGGTTAAAGATGACAGCGCATTAAGGCGACGCTACCTAGAAGTAGAGGCTGGATTAGCTGTTTTTGATTACGCACTTCATACTACCACGCAAGCGTTACATGAAGTGTGGCATCATACAATTTTGGGGAATCAAGTAATTAGTGTAACCGAGTCTAATCTGTATACTCGTAACATCGAGGATGCCAAGACATTTTTTATACAGAAAATAGCAGATATGGAGATTTCTGAAGCAATGTTACTCGATAAACTTCTTCATAGCTTAACCTTTAATCTCTTTTTGGTAGATAAAAGTCAAGATGTACACACCCTCTTTGAATCGATCAATAATCGAGGTAAACCACTTAGTCATCTAGAGTTATTAAAAAGTCGTTTAATCTACCTCTCTACCAAAATGGCTGAAACTAACGAGAATCTTGAAGAGCAGATCCATGTTGCATGGCAACAGATTTATTTTTATTTAGATCAGTTAGATAGATGTAAGGATGACTATGATGAGGCGTATCTGAAGGATCACTTTCACGTTTATTTTGGTAATCAGCAAGATCATCGGGAAAATTTTGTTGTAAAATTCTTAAAGAAGTATACAGATAAAAACGGGAATGCAAAAGAACCTGATTGGCATGAAATCTTATTAAAGGATATTTTTCCCCTCAATCTCCTACATCACGATCATGTGAATGCACCATTTATTGCCCAATATTGTCAAAGTTTATCTGGCTGGATAAGCTACTGGGTCTTATTAAAGAAGCCTGTATTGATCAAAAATAACCACTTTAAGCATATTCAATTAGAGGAACGATCATGGCGTTATATAGAAGCATTAACGCGTTTAACTCGTGATGCCGATTTATTAGCACTGCTGGCGGTCTCTATTGAGGAAATGGCAACAGAAGGAAATGCACCCAGTACAAAGCAGGAGCTTTATGCTTTTTTAGTGCAACTAGAGCGCTGGATCTTTGTCCAAAAAAGCTTTGATTCTAAAAAAATCACATATGATTGGGCGATGCGTTATGCTTATCGTCTACATCGATATAGCCAGTATCCATCATCTTATCGTGAGGGATGGAAAGAGTGTGCCTTTATCGCTATGGCAGAACGAAAGCAAGCAGAGACTGAACAATATTTACATCAAAATCCAGAAATGTTCAAAAATACCATCGATGGGTTATTTAAGAATAAGCGAGGTTTTTATGGATGGCGAATGATTCGCTACTTTTTATATGAATATGAGTGTCATTTAGCGCAAAAAAGTGGTAAGGTTAGCCCCTTACTATGGCAAGAGGTGGAGGAGGCATCTTCAGATACCGAAGAGGAAAAGGTAAACAACGACTCTAAGAAAAAGAGTATTGAGCATATTTTACCCCAAACTATCGAGAAGACCGATTGGGAGATTCAGCTAGCAATCTATTCGGGAGAGCAGATTCAGAATATTACCCACTCGCTTGGTAATTTGGCACTCATTCAAGATAATAGTAAGGCGAGTAATAAATCTTATAGCGGAAAAGTAAAGATTTATCAAGACGATACCCTAAGTGTCCAAGAGGTGGCAAGACTCTACCCCGATGATTGGTCGCTAGAGACCATTAAAGCGCGCGGTGAATCGTTATTAGCTTTTATGGAAGAGCGCTGGAAAATCATGGGGCTGGCTGAGCAAGCAGATAATCTTCTACATCTGCCAAAAAGTAAATAA
- the lepA gene encoding translation elongation factor 4 produces the protein MKSKQDFIRNFCIIAHIDHGKSTLADRFIQKTGVVSDRDFNAAGGKQILDSMDIERERGITIKSQAVAMQYTAKDGNTYTLNLVDTPGHVDFTYEVSRAIQSCEGALLLVDASQGVEAQTLSNLYLAMEHDLHIIPVINKIDLPSADIDRIKQEIEDDLGLDSDLAVAISAKNGIGIEDLLEALIEQIPAPKALSEKPLKANIFDSHYDPYRGVIIHVRVFEGRLTKGQNILLMNTQAQYKVETTGIFRIKLEENEALEAGEVGYILAGVKSIGDLRVGDTITDLDNPCDAPLPGFKEVKPVVFSSIYPLSSDQYDELTEAMEKLRLNDAALVYEKDSAAALGVGFRCGFLGLLHLEVTQERIEREFNLGILLTSPSVRYRLTDKKGHTWMLDNPAKYPEPSQLELCEEPMIKATIITPTEYVGSLMALCMKKRGIQEQMIYLDTKRVELIFQMPLAEVLFDFYDSLKSLSRGYASFDYQESGFAPTDVVKMDILLNGEVVDALSQLVFRGNARERGLQICERLKEEIPKHQFKIAIQAAIGGTVVARETVSALRKDVTAKCYGGDITRKKKLLERQKEGKKRLKMVGNVELPQSAFLAVLKSKGPQDS, from the coding sequence ATGAAAAGTAAACAAGATTTCATTCGCAACTTTTGTATTATCGCCCATATCGACCATGGCAAGAGCACCCTTGCCGATCGTTTTATCCAGAAGACAGGGGTCGTTAGTGATCGCGACTTTAACGCCGCCGGTGGCAAGCAGATCCTCGATAGCATGGACATCGAGCGTGAGCGGGGTATTACCATTAAGAGCCAAGCCGTCGCCATGCAGTACACCGCCAAAGATGGCAACACCTACACCCTCAACCTTGTCGACACCCCCGGTCATGTCGACTTTACCTATGAGGTCTCGCGTGCCATCCAGAGTTGTGAAGGCGCGCTTCTCCTTGTTGATGCCAGCCAAGGCGTGGAGGCGCAGACCTTGAGCAACCTCTATCTTGCCATGGAGCACGATTTACATATCATTCCCGTTATTAATAAGATAGACCTGCCCTCTGCCGATATTGATCGCATCAAGCAAGAGATTGAGGATGACTTGGGGCTCGACAGCGATCTTGCCGTAGCCATTTCGGCAAAAAACGGCATCGGCATTGAAGATCTTTTAGAAGCGCTCATCGAACAAATTCCTGCGCCAAAAGCTCTAAGCGAAAAACCGCTCAAAGCCAATATTTTTGATAGCCACTACGATCCCTATCGAGGTGTTATCATCCACGTGCGCGTCTTTGAGGGGCGTTTAACCAAGGGGCAAAATATCCTCTTGATGAACACCCAAGCCCAGTATAAGGTAGAGACAACGGGCATTTTTCGCATCAAACTCGAGGAGAACGAAGCCTTAGAGGCCGGCGAAGTTGGCTACATTCTCGCCGGAGTTAAGAGCATTGGCGATTTACGCGTTGGCGATACCATCACCGACCTTGATAATCCTTGCGATGCGCCCCTTCCGGGCTTTAAAGAGGTCAAACCTGTCGTCTTCTCCTCCATCTACCCCCTCTCCAGCGACCAATACGACGAACTCACCGAAGCGATGGAAAAACTCCGTCTCAATGACGCTGCCCTTGTCTATGAAAAAGATTCCGCAGCCGCCTTGGGCGTAGGTTTTCGCTGTGGATTTTTGGGTCTTCTCCACCTCGAGGTAACCCAAGAGCGTATCGAACGTGAATTTAATCTTGGCATTCTCCTCACCAGCCCATCGGTGCGTTATCGCTTAACCGATAAAAAGGGGCATACTTGGATGCTTGACAACCCGGCAAAATACCCCGAGCCCTCCCAACTCGAACTCTGCGAAGAGCCGATGATCAAGGCAACCATCATCACCCCCACCGAGTATGTGGGATCGTTGATGGCGCTCTGTATGAAGAAGCGTGGAATTCAAGAACAGATGATCTATCTCGACACCAAGCGCGTGGAACTTATCTTCCAGATGCCCCTCGCTGAGGTGCTCTTCGACTTCTATGATAGCCTCAAGAGCCTCTCGCGTGGGTATGCTAGCTTCGATTACCAAGAGTCGGGCTTTGCTCCTACCGATGTCGTTAAGATGGATATTCTGCTCAATGGTGAGGTGGTCGATGCCTTAAGCCAGCTTGTCTTTAGAGGCAATGCCCGCGAACGTGGTTTGCAAATCTGCGAGCGACTCAAGGAAGAGATCCCCAAGCATCAATTTAAGATCGCTATTCAGGCGGCCATTGGTGGCACGGTGGTTGCACGGGAAACCGTTAGTGCCTTGCGTAAAGATGTTACTGCCAAGTGTTATGGTGGTGATATCACCCGTAAGAAAAAGCTATTGGAGCGACAAAAAGAGGGTAAAAAGCGCCTCAAAATGGTGGGCAATGTCGAGCTTCCCCAAAGCGCTTTCCTTGCAGTTTTAAAGAGTAAGGGGCCACAAGACTCATAA